The Camelus dromedarius isolate mCamDro1 chromosome 25, mCamDro1.pat, whole genome shotgun sequence genome has a segment encoding these proteins:
- the CHD4 gene encoding chromodomain-helicase-DNA-binding protein 4 isoform X10, whose amino-acid sequence MASGLGSPSPCSAGSEEEDMDALLNNSLPPPHPENEDDPEEDLSEAETPKLKKKKKPKKPRDPKIPKSKRQKKERMLLCQQLGDSSGEGPEFVEEEEEVALRSDSEGSDYTPGKKKKKKLGPKKEKKSKSKRKEEEEEDDDDDDSKEPKSSAQLLEDWGMEDIDHVFSEEDYRTLTNYKAFSQFVRPLIAAKNPKIAVSKMMMVLGAKWREFSTNNPFKGSSGASVAAAAAAAVAVVESMVTATEVAPPPPPVEVPIRKAKTKEGKGPNARRKPKGSPRVPDAKKPKPKKVAPLKIKLGGFGSKRKRSSSEDDDLDVESDFDDASINSYSVSDGSTSRSSRSRKKLRTTKKKKKDHQDYCEVCQQGGEIILCDTCPRAYHMVCLDPDMEKAPEGKWSCPHCEKEGIQWEAKEDNSEGEEILEEVGGDPEEEDDHHMEFCRVCKDGGELLCCDTCPSSYHIHCLNPPLPEIPNGEWLCPRCTCPALKGKVQKILIWKWGQPPSPTPVPRPPDADPNTPSPKPLEGRPERQFFVKWQGMSYWHCSWVSELQLELHCQVMFRNYQRKNDMDEPPSGDFGGDEEKSRKRKNKDPKFAEMEERFYRYGIKPEWMMVHRILNHSVDKKGHVHYLIKWRDLPYDQASWESEDVEIQDYDLFKQSYWNHRELMRGEEGRPGKKLKKVKLRKLERPPETPTVDPTVKYERQPEYLDATGGTLHPYQMEGLNWLRFSWAQGTDTILADEMGLGKTVQTAVFLYSLYKEGHSKGPFLVSAPLSTIINWEREFEMWAPDMYVVTYVGDKDSRAIIRENEFSFEDNAIRGGKKASRMKKEASVKFHVLLTSYELITIDMAILGSIDWACLIVDEAHRLKNNQSKFFRVLNGYSLQHKLLLTGTPLQNNLEELFHLLNFLTPERFHNLEGFLEEFADIAKEDQIKKLHDMLGPHMLRRLKADVFKNMPSKTELIVRVELSPMQKKYYKYILTRNFEALNARGGGNQVSLLNVVMDLKKCCNHPYLFPVAAMEAPKMPNGMYDGSALIRASGKLLLLQKMLKNLKEGGHRVLIFSQMTKMLDLLEDFLEHEGYKYERIDGGITGNMRQEAIDRFNAPGAQQFCFLLSTRAGGLGINLATADTVIIYDSDWNPHNDIQAFSRAHRIGQNKKVMIYRFVTRASVEERITQVAKKKMMLTHLVVRPGLGSKTGSMSKQELDDILKFGTEELFKDEATDGGGDNKEGEDSSVIHYDDKAIERLLDRNQDETEDTELQGMNEYLSSFKVAQYVVREEEMGEEEEVEREIIKQEESVDPDYWEKLLRHHYEQQQEDLARNLGKGKRIRKQVNYNDGSQEDRDWQDDQSDNQSDYSVASEEGDEDFDERSEAPRRPSRKGLRNDKDKPLPPLLARVGGNIEVLGFNARQRKAFLNAIMRYGMPPQDAFTTQWLVRDLRGKSEKEFKAYVSLFMRHLCEPGADGAETFADGVPREGLSRQHVLTRIGVMSLIRKKVQEFEHVNGRWSMPELAEVEENKKMSQPGSPSPKTPTPSTPGDTQPNTPAPAPPAEDGIKIEENSVKEEESGEGEKEVKSTAPEATVEAPAPASEDEKVLVEPPEGEEKVEKAEVKERTEEPMETDPKGTADVEKVEEKSAVDLTPIVVEDKEEKKEEEEKKEVMLQNGETPKDLNDEKQKKNIKQRFMFNIADGGFTELHSLWQNEERAATVTKKTYEIWHRRHDYWLLAGIINHGYARWQDIQNDPRYAILNEPFKGEMNRGNFLEIKNKFLARRFKLLEQALVIEEQLRRAAYLNMSEDPSHPSMALNTRFAEVECLAESHQHLSKESMAGNKPANAVLHKGILKQLEELLSDMKADVTRLPATIARIPPVAVRLQMSERNILSRLANRAPEPTPQQVAQQQ is encoded by the exons AAAACGAAGACGACCCGGAAGAGGATTTGTCAGAAGCAGAGACTCCAAagctcaagaaaaagaaaaagcctaagAAACCTCGGGACCCTAAAATCCCTAAGAGCAAGCGCCAGAAAAAGGAG CGTATGCTCTTAtgccagcagctgggggacagctctggggaggggccggagtttgtggaggaggaggaagaggtggctcTGCGCTCAGACAGTGAGGGCAGCGACTATACCCCtggcaagaagaagaagaagaagcttggacctaagaaagaaaagaagagcaaatccaagcggaaagaggaggaggaggaggacgacgATGATGATGATTCAAAG GAGCCCAAATCATCTGCTCAGCTCCTGGAAGACTGGGGCATGGAAGACATTGACCACGTGTTCTCAGAGGAGGATTACCGCACCCTTACCAACTACAAGGCCTTCAGCCAGTTTGTCCG ACCCCTCATTGCTGCCAAAAACCCCAAGATCGCTGTTTCCAAGATGATGATGGTTTTAGGTGCGAAGTGGCGGGAGTTCAGCACCAACAACCCCTTCAAAGGCAGTTCCGGGGCTTCCGTggcagcggcagcagcggcagcagtgGCCGTGGTGGAGAGCATGGTGACAGCCACTGAAGTggcaccaccacctcctcctgtgGAGGTTCCTATCCGCAAGGCCAAGACCAAGGAGGGCAAAG GTCCCAATGCTCGGAGGAAGCCCAAGGGCAGCCCACGTGTCCCTGATGCCAAGAAGCCTAAACCCAAGAAAGTAGCTCCCCTGAAAATCAAGCTGGGAGGTTTTGGTTCTAAGCGTAAGAGATCCTCG AGCGAGGATGACGACTTAGATGTGGAGTCTGACTTCGATGACGCCAGTATCAATAGCTATTCTGTTTCTGATGGTTCTACCAGCCGCAGCAGCCGCAGCCGCAAGAAACTCCgaaccactaaaaagaaaaagaaag ACCACCAGGACTATTGCGAGGTGTGCCAGCAAGGCGGGGAGATCATCCTGTGCGACACCTGCCCCCGAGCTTACCACATGGTCTGCCTGGATCCGGATATGGAGAAGGCTCCTGAGGGCAAGTGGAGCTGTCCGCACTGC GAGAAGGAAGGCATCCAGTGGGAGGCCAAGGAGGACAATTCAGAGGGTGAGGAGATCCTGGAAGAGGTTGGTGGAGACCCTGAAGAGGAGGATGACCACCATATGGAATTCTGTCGGGTCTGCAAGGATGGCGGGGAGCTGCTGTGCTGTGACACCTGCCCTTCTTCCTACCACATCCACTGCCTGAACCCCCCGCTGCCAGAGATCCCCAATGGCGAATGGCTCTGTCCCCGTTGTACG TGTCCAGCTCTTAAGGGTAAAGTTCAGAAGATCCTAATCTGGAAGTGGGGTCAGCCACCATCTCCCACACCAGTGCCTCGGCCCCCAGACGCCGATCCCAATACTCCGTCCCCCAAGCCCTTGGAGGGGCGGCCAGAGCGGCAGTTCTTTGTGAAGTGGCAAGGCATGTCTTACTGGCACTGCTCCTGGGTGTCTGAGCTGCAG TTGGAGCTGCACTGTCAAGTGATGTTCCGAAACTATCAGCGGAAGAATGACATGGACGAGCCGCCCTCTGGGGACTTTGGGGGGGATGAAGAGAAGAGCCGAAAGCGGAAGAACAAGGACCCTAAGTTTGCGGAGATGGAGGAGCGCTTCTACCGCTACGGGATAAAGCCCGAGTGGATGATGGTCCACCGCATCCTCAACCACAG CGTGGACAAGAAGGGCCACGTCCACTACTTGATCAAGTGGCGGGACTTGCCATACGATCAGGCGTCCTGGGAGAGCGAGGATGTGGAGATACAGGACTACGACCTGTTCAAGCAGAGCTACTGGAATCACAG GGAGCTgatgaggggtgaggagggaCGACCAGGCAAGAAGCTCAAGAAGGTGAAGCTGAGGAAGTTGGAGAGGCCCCCTGAGACTCCTACGGTTGAC CCAACAGTGAAATATGAGCGACAGCCAGAGTACCTGGATGCCACAGGTGGAACCCTGCACCCCTATCAGATGGAGGGCTTGAACTGGTTGCGCTTCTCCTGGGCTCAGGGCACTGACACCATCCTGGCTGACGAAATGGGCCTCGGGAAGACGGTCCAGACAGCAGTCTTCCTCTATTCCCTCTACAAGGAG GGTCATTCTAAAGGCCCCTTCCTAGTGAGTGCCCCTCTTTCTACCATCATCAACTGGGAGCGAGAGTTTGAAATGTGGGCCCCAGATATGTACGTGGTGACCTACGTGGGGGACAAAGACAGCCGCGCCATCATCCGAGAGAATGAGTTCTCCTTTGAGGACAATGCCATTCGTGGTGGCAAGAAGGCTTCCCGCATGAAG AAAGAGGCATCTGTGAAGTTCCACGTGCTGCTGACGTCCTATGAGTTGATCACCATTGACATGGCCATCTTGGGCTCTATCGACTGGGCCTGCCTCATCGTGGATGAAGCCCATCGGCTCAAGAATAATCAGTCTAAG TTCTTCCGAGTCTTAAATGGTTACTCACTCCAGCACAAGCTGCTGCTGACTGGGACGCCATTACAGAACAATCTAGAAGAGTTGTTTCACCTGCTCAACTTTCTCACCCCTGAGAGGTTCCA CAATctggaaggcttcttggaggagttTGCTGACATTGCCAAGGAAGACCAGATTAAAAAACTACATGACATGCTGGGACCTCACATGTTGCGGAGGCTCAAAGCTGACGTGTTCAAGAACATGCCATCCAAGACAGAACTGATTGTGCGTGTGGAGCTGAGCCCCATGCAGAA GAAATACTACAAGTACATCCTGACTCGGAATTTTGAGGCACTCAATGCTCGAGGCGGCGGCAACCAGGTCTCTCTGCTGAACGTGGTGATGGATCTTAAGAAGTGCTGCAACCACCCATACCTCTTCCCGGTGGCTGCAATG GAAGCCCCTAAGATGCCTAATGGCATGTATGATGGCAGTGCCCTAATCAGAGCATCTGGGAAATTATTGCTGCTACAGAAGATGCTCAAGAACCTTAAGGAGGGTGGGCACCGTGTCCTCATCTTCTCCCAG ATGACCAAGATGCTGGACCTGCTGGAGGATTTCTTGGAACATGAAGGTTATAAATATGAACGTATTGATGGTGGAATCACTGGGAACATGCGTCAGGAGGCCATTGACCGCTTCAATG CCCCGGGCGCTCAGCAGTTCTGCTTCTTGCTCTCTACCCGAGCTGGGGGCCTCGGAATCAACCTGGCCACTGCTGACACAGTTATTATCTATGACTCTGACTGGAACCCCCATAATGACATCCAG GCCTTTAGCAGAGCTCACCGTATTGGGCAAAATAAGAAGGTGATGATCTATCGGTTTGTGACCCGTGCGTCAGTGGAAGAGCGCATCACGCAGGTGGCAAAGAAGAAGATGATGCTGACGCATCTCGTTGTGCGGCCTGGGCTGGGCTCCAAGACTGGGTCCATGTCCAAGCAGGAGCTCGATGACATCCTCAAGTTTGGCACTGAGGAGCTATTCAAGGATGAAGCCACAGATGGAG GAGGAGACAACAAAGAGGGAGAAGACAGCAGCGTTATCCACTACGATGATAAGGCCATTGAACGACTGCTGGATCGTAACCAGGATGAGACGGAAGATACAGAATTGCAGGGCATGAATGAATATTTGAGCTCATTCAAAGTGGCCCAGTATGTGGTACGAGAAGAAGAAATGGGG gaggaagaggaggtagAACGGGAAATcataaaacaggaagaaagtgTGGATCCTGACTACTGGGAGAAATTGCTGCGGCACCATTATGAGCAGCAGCAAGAAGATCTGGCCCGAAATCTgggcaaaggaaaaagaatccGTAAACAGGTCAACTACAATGATGGCTCCCAGGAGGACCGAG atTGGCAGGACGACCAGTCCGACAACCAGTCCGATTATTCAGTGGCCTCAGAGGAAGGTGATGAAGACTTTGATGAACGTTCAGAAG CTCCCCGCAGGCCTAGCCGCAAGGGCCTGCGGAATGATAAAGATAAACCATTGCCTCCTCTGTTGGCCCGTGTTGGTGGGAATATTGAA GTACTTGGCTTTAATGCTCGCCAGAGGAAAGCCTTTCTTAATGCAATTATGCGATACGGGATGCCACCTCAGGATGCTTTTACCACACAGTGGCTTGTGAGGGATCTGCGTGGCAAGTCAGAGAAAGAGTTCAA GGCTTACGTCTCTCTCTTTATGCGGCATTTATGTGAGCCGGGAGCAGATGGGGCTGAGACCTTTGCTGACGGTGTCCCCCGAGAAGGCTTGTCTCGCCAGCATGTCCTTACTAGGATTGGTGTCATGTCCTTGATTCGCAAGAAG GTTCAGGAGTTTGAACATGTTAACGGGCGCTGGAGCATGCCCGAACTTGCTGAAGTAGAGGAGAACAAGAAGATGTCCCAGCCAGGGTCACCTTCCCCAAAGACGCCTACACCCTCCACTCCTGGGGACACACAGCCCAATACTCCTGCACCTGCCCCACCTGCTG AGGATGGgataaaaatagaggaaaatagCGTCAAAGAAGAAGAGagtggagaaggagaaaaggaggttAAATCTACAGCCCCTGAGGCCACTGTTGAG gccccagcccctgcctcagagGATGAGAAGGTCCTCGTTGAACCTcctgagggagaggagaaagtggAAAAGGCAGAGGTGAAGGAGAGAACAGAGGAACCTATGGAGACAGATCCCAAAG gtaCTGCTGACGTGGAGAAGGTGGAGGAGAAGTCAGCAGTCGACCTGACTCCCATTGTGGTGGAGGACAAAG aagagaagaaagaagaagaagagaaaaaagaggtgATGCTTCAGAATGGAGAGACCCCCAAGGACCTAAATGatgagaagcagaagaaaaacattaaacagCGTTTCATGTTCAACATCGCAGATGGCGGTTTTACTG AATTACACTCCCTTTGGCAGAATGAGGAGCGGGCAGCCACAGTCACCAAGAAGACTTACGAGATCTGGCACCGACGGCATGACTACTGGCTGCTGGCTGGCATCATAAA CCATGGCTATGCCCGGTGGCAGGACATCCAGAATGACCCGCGCTACGCTATCCTCAACGAGCCTTTCAAGGGTGAAATGAACCGTGGCAATTTCTTAGAGATCAAGAATAAGTTTTTAGCCCGAAGGTTCAAG CTCTTAGAACAAGCCCTGGTGATTGAGGAACAGCTGCGCCGGGCAGCTTACCTGAACATGTCAGAGGACCCCTCTCACCCTTCCATGGCCCTAAATACCCGCTTTGCTGAGGTGGAGTGCTTGGCGGAGAGTCATCAGCACCTGTCCAAGGAGTCAATGGCAGGAAACAAGCCAGCCAATGCAGTCCTGCACAAAGGTA TTCTGAAACAGCTAGAAGAACTGCTGAGTGACATGAAAGCCGATGTGACTCGACTCCCAGCTACTATTGCCCGAATTCCCCCAGTTGCTGTGAGGCTACAGATGTCAGAGCGTAACATTCTCAGCCGCCTGGCAAACCGGGCACCTGAACCGACTCCACAGCAG GTAGCCCAGCAGCAGTGA